From the Lathyrus oleraceus cultivar Zhongwan6 chromosome 4, CAAS_Psat_ZW6_1.0, whole genome shotgun sequence genome, one window contains:
- the LOC127136658 gene encoding secreted RxLR effector protein 161-like: protein MEPGTKLSKFDGGERVEAGKYRSLVGSLRYLTCTRPDISLSVGIVSRFMEEAVYIHWKALKRILRYIQGTMSLGMFYSNSDKYKLVGYSDSDWCGDIDDRKSTSGYVFFMGNTTFTWLSKKQPIVTLSTCEAEYVAASWCVCHAIWLRRLMSKMELEQKNATIIQVDNRSAIELAKNPVNHERSKHIDVRFHFIREHVKEGNVELKHVANAVAVAGVAITVITLVAMRITAVSV from the exons ATGGAACCAGGAACAAAGTTGTCGAAATTTGATGGAGGAGAACGTGTCGAAGCAGGAAAATATCGAAGTTTGGTAGGAAGTCTTCGCTATCTCACATGTACAAGACCAGATATCTCATTAAGTGTAGGCATTGTAAGTCGATTCATGGAGGAGGCAGTTTACATACATTGGAAAGCATTGAAGCGAATTCTGAGGTACATCCAAGGAACAATGTCACTTGGGATGTTCTACTCGAATTCAGACAAATACAAGTTGGTTGGTTACTCTGACAGTGATTGGTGCGGAGACATAGACGatcgaaaaagcacttctggataTGTGTTCTTCATGGGAAATACTACATTCACTTGGCTTTCTAAAAAGCAGCCAATAGTAACACTCTCGACATGTGAAGCAGAATATGTAGCAGCATCCTGGTGTGTTTGTCATGCAATATGGCTCAGAAGATTGATGAGTAAAATGGAGCTAGAACAGAAAAATGCAACAATAATACAAGTTGACAACAGGTCAGCAATTGAGTTAGCAAAGAATCCAGTAAACCATGAAAGGAGCAAACACATTGACGTTCGCTTCCACTTCATTCGAGAACACGTGAAGGAAGGAAATGTCGAATTGAAGCATGTAGCAA ATGCTGTTGCGGTTGCCGGTGTTGCGATTACGGTCATTACGCTTGTTGCGATGCGCATTACGGCCGTTTCGGTGTGA